From one Solanum stenotomum isolate F172 chromosome 12, ASM1918654v1, whole genome shotgun sequence genomic stretch:
- the LOC125846630 gene encoding mitochondrial arginine transporter BAC1-like isoform X1, with protein sequence MEASSGYKDYVAGLMAGVATVITGHPFDTVKVKLQKYNTEAGGVKYKNGLHCATRILQTEGVKGLYRGATSSFIGMAFESSLSFGIYSQTKRFLQGEIDGGKPQPHAIVPSAAFGGAIISFILCPSELVKVSDARVPNFLLYLEYHLCNVVFQCRMQVQGTDFMVAKSTRFSGPRECALKTIQQEGLTGMFRGGLATLLRESVGNAVFFSTYEYARYFMHLQLKGASSESTQLIDVGVGLMSGGLGGIAFWSAVLPLDVAKTIIQTAPEKNHSRNPFSVLNLIYKRSGLRGCYTGLGPTLVRAFPANAAAIVAWELSAKLLGIRRDQ encoded by the exons GTGAAGCTTCAGAAGTACAACACTGAAGCAGGCGGAGTGAAGTACAAGAATGGTTTGCATTGTGCTACTAGGATATTACAGACGGAAGGA GTTAAAGGGCTTTATCGAGGCGCTACATCTTCCTTCATTGGCATGGCCTTTGAAAGCTCACTTTCTTTTGGCATTTATTCGCAAACAAAACGGTTTCTTCAG GGAGAAATAGATGGTGGTAAGCCCCAGCCTCATGCGATAGTTCCTTCAGCAGCCTTTGGTGGAGCTATTATCAGCTTCATACTATGCCCGTCAGAACTGGTGAAGGTAAGTGATGCTAGAGTTCCTAACTTCCTGCTTTACTTGGAATACCATCTTTGTAATGTTGTTTTCCAGTGTAGGATGCAAGTTCAGGGCACTGATTTTATGGTAGCGAAGTCCACCAGATTTAGCGGGCCCCGTGAGTGTGCCCTTAAAACAATTCAACAAGAAGGG CTTACCGGCATGTTTCGAGGAGGCCTCGCAACCTTACTGAGAGAATCTGTGGGCAATGCTGTCTTCTTTAGTACCTATGAATATGCACGATATTTCATGCATCTACAATTGAAAGGTGCTTCATCTGAGTCAACCCAATTGATTGATGTTGGAGTTGGATTAATGAGTGGTGGTCTTGGTGGTATAGCA TTCTGGTCTGCTGTTCTGCCATTGGATGTCGCAAAGACGATAATTCAAACTGCCCCTGAGAAAAACCATTCGAGAAATCCCTTCTCGGTTCTAAATTTG ATTTACAAGAGATCTGGACTTAGAGGATGCTATACAGGATTAGGTCCTACACTGGTAAGAGCTTTTCCTGCTAATGCAGCGGCTATTGTCGCATGGGAACTGTCTGCCAAGTTGTTGGGGATCAGGCGTGaccaatga
- the LOC125846630 gene encoding mitochondrial arginine transporter BAC1-like isoform X2, translating into MEASSGYKDYVAGLMAGVATVITGHPFDTVKVKLQKYNTEAGGVKYKNGLHCATRILQTEGVKGLYRGATSSFIGMAFESSLSFGIYSQTKRFLQGEIDGGKPQPHAIVPSAAFGGAIISFILCPSELVKCRMQVQGTDFMVAKSTRFSGPRECALKTIQQEGLTGMFRGGLATLLRESVGNAVFFSTYEYARYFMHLQLKGASSESTQLIDVGVGLMSGGLGGIAFWSAVLPLDVAKTIIQTAPEKNHSRNPFSVLNLIYKRSGLRGCYTGLGPTLVRAFPANAAAIVAWELSAKLLGIRRDQ; encoded by the exons GTGAAGCTTCAGAAGTACAACACTGAAGCAGGCGGAGTGAAGTACAAGAATGGTTTGCATTGTGCTACTAGGATATTACAGACGGAAGGA GTTAAAGGGCTTTATCGAGGCGCTACATCTTCCTTCATTGGCATGGCCTTTGAAAGCTCACTTTCTTTTGGCATTTATTCGCAAACAAAACGGTTTCTTCAG GGAGAAATAGATGGTGGTAAGCCCCAGCCTCATGCGATAGTTCCTTCAGCAGCCTTTGGTGGAGCTATTATCAGCTTCATACTATGCCCGTCAGAACTGGTGAAG TGTAGGATGCAAGTTCAGGGCACTGATTTTATGGTAGCGAAGTCCACCAGATTTAGCGGGCCCCGTGAGTGTGCCCTTAAAACAATTCAACAAGAAGGG CTTACCGGCATGTTTCGAGGAGGCCTCGCAACCTTACTGAGAGAATCTGTGGGCAATGCTGTCTTCTTTAGTACCTATGAATATGCACGATATTTCATGCATCTACAATTGAAAGGTGCTTCATCTGAGTCAACCCAATTGATTGATGTTGGAGTTGGATTAATGAGTGGTGGTCTTGGTGGTATAGCA TTCTGGTCTGCTGTTCTGCCATTGGATGTCGCAAAGACGATAATTCAAACTGCCCCTGAGAAAAACCATTCGAGAAATCCCTTCTCGGTTCTAAATTTG ATTTACAAGAGATCTGGACTTAGAGGATGCTATACAGGATTAGGTCCTACACTGGTAAGAGCTTTTCCTGCTAATGCAGCGGCTATTGTCGCATGGGAACTGTCTGCCAAGTTGTTGGGGATCAGGCGTGaccaatga